In Solobacterium moorei, a single genomic region encodes these proteins:
- the trxA gene encoding thioredoxin, with protein sequence MDIIKNKAEYDQVLADNKSVFVDFYADWCGPCKMVGPVLEEISKDYADIKFVKVNVDDNPEIAQQYGIMSIPTMIGFKNGEKVASSLGFMPREELEAVVKQTL encoded by the coding sequence ATGGATATTATTAAGAATAAAGCAGAATATGACCAAGTATTAGCTGATAACAAATCAGTATTTGTAGACTTTTACGCTGACTGGTGTGGACCATGTAAGATGGTAGGACCAGTTCTTGAAGAAATTTCTAAGGACTATGCAGACATCAAGTTTGTGAAGGTAAATGTTGATGATAATCCTGAGATTGCACAACAGTATGGAATTATGTCAATTCCTACAATGATTGGCTTCAAGAATGGCGAAAAGGTAGCTTCCTCTTTAGGTTTCATGCCAAGAGAAGAACTTGAAGCTGTTGTTAAGCAAACTTTATAA
- a CDS encoding ABC transporter ATP-binding protein/permease, producing the protein MLQLKNIVKSYTVGELTQVALKGISLNFRENEFVSILGQSGSGKTTMLNIIGGLDRYDSGDLVINGISTKKYRDADWDAYRNTSIGFVFQSYNLIPHQNVLSNVEMALTLSGVSCKERRRRAMEVLEKVGLQDHVHKKPNQLSGGQMQRVAIARALINNPDILLADEPTGALDTETSIQIMNHLKQIAEEKLVIMVTHNPELAEAYSTRIVNLKDGQIISDTDPYVIANDSVEEKLIKNPKRISMSFWTSLGLSFANLRTKIGRTILTSFAGSIGIIGIALILALSTGMNQYITRVQKETMTSYPITISSQTVDATSIMQLRTQMMGLSSSKETQAEDGKVHADYQSLKQSDAVTNNLIQNNLAEFKKYLDDPTSEIHQYVGENGIIYSYNISFGVYAKNPNQQLINTNIELDGGNGNSNRPRMFNFANMGINNESAKNFSEMVAGTNGQPISSVVTDSYDMVAGSWPTSYNEVVMVLNENNGIPVQSMYQLGFITKEQYTAAKNQLANKQDGEDFTISYENLLQKTFYLVPSSENYLKNENGSFSQIKNPEYDSEGLMNKSIPLKVTGIIRPKEDAKNATINTAVAYTNLLTNYVIDRANESAIVQAQKNTPEINVLNGVRFNATTDEEKIQDTKEYLLNLSEDEKVNMYQLILYYDGKSQNQEINEDTNSFDMNAISKLSMNPQGGVSSMLENYLNDSPNTTTLLTIYNDYIGGKSLEKNLASFGAVSYESPSSISIYADSFENKDAIGKAIEKYNNTVGEDSKISYTDYVALMTSSLTTIINGISYVLIAFVAVSLIVSSIMIGIITYISVMERTKEIGILRALGASKKNISQLFNAETFIIGIFSGIIGIGIALLLLIPINNVIQKVSKIEDLSAVLPLESAGVLILISIIITVIGGLIPSRSAAKKDPVEALRTE; encoded by the coding sequence ATGTTACAACTAAAGAATATTGTTAAGAGTTATACGGTGGGGGAACTTACGCAAGTTGCTTTAAAGGGTATTTCCTTAAATTTTAGAGAGAATGAATTCGTATCTATTCTAGGACAGTCTGGTTCTGGAAAGACAACGATGTTAAATATTATTGGTGGATTAGACCGCTATGATAGTGGCGATTTGGTTATCAATGGTATATCTACCAAGAAGTATAGAGATGCGGATTGGGATGCATATCGGAATACTTCGATAGGGTTTGTCTTTCAAAGCTATAATTTGATTCCTCACCAAAATGTACTTTCCAACGTTGAAATGGCACTAACACTTTCTGGCGTTTCATGTAAAGAAAGAAGAAGACGTGCGATGGAAGTGCTAGAAAAAGTTGGGTTACAAGATCATGTTCACAAAAAACCGAATCAATTATCTGGTGGACAGATGCAGCGTGTTGCGATTGCTCGTGCACTCATCAACAATCCGGATATTTTACTTGCGGATGAACCGACAGGTGCCCTTGATACAGAAACAAGCATTCAAATCATGAATCATTTAAAGCAGATTGCTGAAGAAAAGCTTGTTATCATGGTGACACATAACCCTGAACTTGCAGAGGCATATTCGACACGTATTGTAAATTTAAAAGATGGACAAATCATTAGCGATACAGATCCATATGTTATTGCAAATGACAGTGTGGAAGAAAAACTGATAAAGAATCCAAAACGTATATCGATGTCATTTTGGACTTCTTTAGGATTATCTTTTGCCAATCTTCGTACAAAGATTGGTAGAACAATTCTGACTTCCTTTGCGGGAAGTATTGGTATTATTGGTATTGCTTTAATCTTAGCTTTATCAACAGGAATGAATCAGTACATAACACGTGTTCAAAAGGAAACGATGACATCATATCCAATTACGATTTCTTCGCAGACGGTTGATGCTACTTCGATTATGCAGTTACGTACGCAGATGATGGGTTTATCCTCTTCAAAAGAAACACAAGCAGAGGATGGAAAAGTTCACGCAGACTATCAATCATTGAAGCAAAGTGATGCAGTTACAAATAATCTGATTCAAAATAATCTAGCTGAATTTAAAAAGTATCTTGATGACCCTACTTCCGAAATTCACCAATACGTTGGTGAGAATGGAATCATCTACAGCTATAACATTAGTTTTGGCGTATATGCAAAAAATCCAAATCAACAACTCATTAACACAAATATTGAACTAGATGGAGGAAATGGAAATTCAAATCGTCCTCGTATGTTTAATTTTGCGAATATGGGGATAAATAACGAATCGGCAAAGAATTTCTCTGAAATGGTTGCTGGTACAAATGGGCAGCCAATTTCATCTGTAGTAACTGATAGTTATGATATGGTGGCTGGTTCTTGGCCAACGAGTTATAACGAGGTTGTGATGGTACTCAATGAGAACAATGGTATCCCAGTACAATCGATGTATCAACTAGGTTTTATCACCAAGGAACAATACACGGCTGCTAAAAATCAACTTGCAAATAAACAAGATGGAGAAGACTTTACAATTAGTTATGAAAATCTGTTACAAAAGACATTCTATCTAGTTCCATCAAGTGAAAACTATTTGAAGAATGAAAATGGTAGCTTTAGCCAAATCAAGAATCCGGAATATGATTCCGAAGGCTTGATGAATAAATCGATTCCTTTAAAAGTAACCGGTATTATTCGTCCGAAGGAAGATGCGAAAAATGCGACCATCAATACTGCGGTCGCATATACAAATCTTTTAACCAATTATGTGATTGATCGAGCAAATGAATCTGCTATTGTACAAGCACAAAAGAATACTCCAGAAATTAATGTATTAAATGGCGTACGCTTTAATGCTACAACGGATGAAGAGAAGATTCAGGATACTAAAGAGTATTTGTTAAATCTGAGTGAGGATGAAAAGGTGAACATGTACCAGTTGATTTTGTACTATGATGGAAAGAGTCAAAATCAAGAAATTAATGAAGATACAAATAGTTTTGATATGAATGCTATATCAAAGCTATCCATGAATCCACAAGGTGGTGTTTCTAGCATGTTGGAGAATTATCTCAATGATAGTCCAAATACAACAACGTTACTTACGATTTACAATGATTATATCGGCGGTAAATCGTTAGAGAAGAATCTCGCTTCCTTTGGGGCAGTGAGCTACGAATCACCATCCAGTATCAGTATCTATGCAGATAGTTTTGAGAATAAGGATGCGATAGGAAAAGCAATTGAAAAATACAACAATACTGTTGGTGAAGATTCAAAGATTTCCTATACAGATTATGTTGCGTTAATGACATCTTCCTTAACGACAATCATCAATGGTATTTCTTATGTACTGATTGCGTTTGTGGCAGTATCTTTGATTGTTTCTTCTATTATGATAGGAATCATTACTTATATTTCTGTAATGGAAAGAACCAAGGAGATTGGTATTCTTCGTGCCCTAGGTGCATCGAAAAAGAATATCTCGCAGTTATTTAATGCGGAGACATTCATCATTGGTATTTTCTCCGGTATCATAGGGATTGGTATCGCGCTATTACTGCTAATTCCAATTAACAATGTCATCCAAAAGGTATCTAAAATAGAAGATTTAAGTGCGGTATTACCACTAGAATCTGCAGGAGTATTAATTCTGATTAGTATCATAATCACTGTGATTGGAGGATTAATTCCTTCTCGTAGTGCAGCGAAAAAAGATCCGGTAGAAGCGTTACGTACCGAATAA
- a CDS encoding aldose 1-epimerase family protein, whose protein sequence is MSTYTIQNSFASVTIDEHAAEIHSFFDCETNIEAMWQGDKTYWAGRNPILFPMVGKTWDGILHIQGKEYRTGNHGFARNSEFKCIKHTDTQIVMELCDSEETLAQYPFHFRLEVTYSLEGKKLDIAYRIENRDTCAMPFNFGLHPAFNCPIEKDKTFDAYRLELNQKELLNNQEVDVIALDKDALKKTIIIQNPRSTCTKLTDGTHGVQVEYQGYPWLAYWSPYAPFVCIEPWYSHTDFEKNEVPFEKREGTILLDVNDSWQTAYSITLF, encoded by the coding sequence ATGTCTACGTATACAATTCAAAATTCATTTGCATCAGTAACGATTGATGAACATGCAGCAGAAATACATAGTTTCTTTGATTGTGAAACGAACATCGAGGCAATGTGGCAAGGAGATAAAACCTATTGGGCTGGAAGAAATCCAATCTTATTTCCGATGGTTGGTAAGACCTGGGATGGTATCCTACACATTCAGGGTAAAGAATATCGTACGGGAAACCATGGTTTTGCTAGAAACAGTGAATTTAAATGTATCAAACATACCGATACTCAAATTGTAATGGAACTGTGTGATAGTGAAGAAACGCTGGCACAATATCCATTTCACTTCCGACTCGAGGTTACGTATTCTTTAGAGGGTAAGAAGTTAGATATAGCATATCGTATTGAAAATAGAGATACCTGTGCGATGCCATTTAACTTTGGATTGCATCCTGCATTCAATTGCCCAATTGAAAAAGATAAAACGTTTGATGCATACCGTTTAGAATTGAATCAAAAGGAACTATTAAACAATCAAGAAGTAGATGTGATTGCTTTGGATAAAGATGCATTAAAGAAGACAATCATCATCCAAAATCCACGTAGTACCTGTACAAAATTAACAGATGGTACACATGGTGTACAGGTGGAATATCAGGGTTACCCATGGCTAGCATATTGGTCACCATATGCACCATTTGTATGTATTGAACCATGGTACTCTCATACAGATTTTGAAAAGAATGAAGTTCCGTTTGAAAAACGTGAGGGAACAATTCTGCTAGATGTAAATGATAGCTGGCAAACAGCGTATTCAATAACACTATTCTAA
- the nagB gene encoding glucosamine-6-phosphate deaminase has product MLKIVIADSYDQVSEEAFKIMRQVVEKENPVLGLATGSTPVGLYKKMIADHKTNGTSYKNAITFNLDEYVGLPRNHEQSYYTFMHDNLFNEIDVPEENIHIPNGEAADPEAECVRYESEMAKYVVDVQVLGIGSDGHIAFNEPGAAFDSLTHTMELTEQTRKDNARFFDGDIDQVPTLAITQGLGTIMRAKKIILIATGANKADAVYGMIKGPKTTDCPASILQDHPDVTVILDDEAAAKIK; this is encoded by the coding sequence ATGTTAAAAATTGTTATCGCAGATTCCTATGACCAAGTAAGTGAAGAAGCTTTTAAAATTATGCGTCAGGTTGTAGAGAAGGAAAATCCAGTATTAGGATTGGCAACAGGTTCTACACCAGTTGGTTTGTACAAGAAGATGATTGCAGACCACAAGACAAATGGCACATCTTATAAGAATGCTATTACATTCAACTTAGATGAATATGTTGGATTACCACGTAATCATGAACAGAGTTACTATACATTCATGCATGATAATCTCTTCAATGAGATTGATGTGCCTGAAGAGAATATTCATATTCCTAATGGTGAAGCAGCAGATCCTGAAGCTGAATGCGTACGTTATGAAAGTGAAATGGCAAAGTATGTAGTAGACGTACAGGTGCTCGGTATTGGTTCTGATGGACATATCGCTTTTAATGAACCGGGTGCAGCGTTCGATAGTTTGACACATACAATGGAACTAACAGAACAGACTCGTAAGGATAATGCTCGTTTCTTCGATGGGGATATCGATCAAGTTCCAACTCTAGCAATCACGCAGGGTTTAGGCACAATTATGCGTGCAAAGAAGATTATCTTAATTGCTACAGGAGCCAATAAGGCTGATGCGGTATACGGTATGATTAAGGGTCCTAAGACAACGGATTGTCCAGCAAGTATCTTACAGGATCATCCAGATGTAACTGTTATTTTAGATGACGAAGCTGCCGCAAAAATCAAATAG